The proteins below come from a single Miscanthus floridulus cultivar M001 chromosome 1, ASM1932011v1, whole genome shotgun sequence genomic window:
- the LOC136477535 gene encoding uncharacterized protein: MSGADADTAPSSDDGGQHQQRAFRDRDAARRRLRLERKLAIARAMRAPLATVVRDHALVHLPPAAAARLCLVHPSWARALASPLFAVAHAAAPRRASGLFIAPAPATAGYFLPLDAADTVPSPALAFLPASSPPTVLSSSRGLTCCFSPADDAYFVCNPATGSWHGVPCPPRRITWPRPAVVVLFDAGVYNFRGDYALVCAFESEPGSGIYCFAVFASGTGAWWVADAVATAEGLVPSSGVAASGTAWWRTAIGTAVGYNPVTGRVDLALCPGDSAQWEIGSAAGTLHCAVRDGGDVVVFRLDRHGGGWEVAAAVSVAEILQRPWQPEPAYELSDSEDDDEEEAAGQAEVERAGAVIAVANSYSRVRVPSDDMRLLPFQGAELEVVLLAGRRVVAFETVTRRRREAVLPDQPAGKDWGAVEYAAHTNTLALVAPVVFMEPPDDQEDVEL, from the coding sequence ATGTCCGGCGCCGACGCAGACACAGCGCCGTCGAGCGACGACGGGGGCCAGCACCAGCAGCGCGCGTTTCGGGACCGGGACGCGGCGCGTCGGCGGCTGCGGCTGGAGCGCAAGCTCGCGATCGCGCGCGCCATGCGGGCGCCGCTGGCGACCGTGGTCCGTGACCACGCGCTCGTGCACCtcccgccggccgccgcggcgCGCCTCTGCCTGGTGCACCCGTCCTGGGCGCGTGCGCTCGCCTCCCCGCTCTTCGCCGTCGCGCACGCCGCCGCCCCGCGCAGGGCCTCGGGCCTCTTCATCGCGCCCGCGCCAGCGACCGCGGGCTACTTCCTCCCGCTCGACGCCGCCGACACCGTGCCGTCCCCGGCCCTGGCCTTCCTCCCGGCCTCGTCGCCGCCCACCGTGCTGTCGTCCTCGCGCGGCCTCACGTGCTGCTTCTCCCCGGCCGACGACGCCTACTTCGTGTGCAACCCGGCGACGGGGTCctggcacggcgtgccgtgcccgCCGCGCCGGATCACCTGGCCGCGCCCCGCGGTCGTCGTCCTCTTCGACGCCGGCGTCTACAACTTCCGCGGCGACTACGCGCTCGTCTGCGCCTTCGAGTCGGAGCCGGGCTCCGGCATCTACTGCTTCGCGGTGTTCGCGTCGGGGACCGGCGCGTGGTGGGTCGCCGACGCGGTCGCGACCGCCGAGGGGCTCGTCCCTTCCTCGGGCGTCGCGGCCAGCGGGACGGCCTGGTGGCGGACGGCCATCGGCACCGCCGTCGGGTACAACCCTGTCACGGGCCGCGTCGACCTCGCGCTGTGCCCCGGGGACAGCGCCCAGTGGGAGATCGGCTCGGCCGCGGGCACGCTGCACTGCGCCGTGCGCGACGGCGGCGACGTCGTGGTGTTCCGGCTCGACAGGCACGGTGGTGGCTGGGAGGTGGCCGCCGCGGTCTCTGTCGCCGAGATACTGCAGCGGCCTTGGCAACCGGAGCCCGCTTACGAGCTGTCCGActccgaggacgacgacgaggaagaGGCGGCGGGCCAGGCAGAGGTGGAGCGCGCGGGGGCTGTCATTGCCGTGGCGAACAGTTACAGCAGGGTACGGGTGCCGAGCGACGACATGAGGCTGCTTCCGTTCCAGGGCGCCGAGCTGGAGGTGGTGCTGCTGGCCGGCAGGAGAGTGGTGGCGTTCGAGACGGtgacgcggcggcggcgtgaggcCGTCCTGCCTGATCAGCCGGCCGGCAAGGACTGGGGCGCCGTCGAGTACGCCGCGCACACCAACACGCTTGCCCTGGTCGCGCCCGTGGTGTTCATGGAGCCTCCGGACGATCAGGAAGACGTGGAATTGTAA